TAGAGATTTATTTGATAAAATAGTGCAAAAAAAGAATATACAAGTTTGAAAAAGAAGTTTGTTATTCTATAACACTTTTATAATCAAATGTTTAAGTCGTTTTGCTTTATAAAATTGACTTTGTTTTTTTTTCTAAAACTTTCAACTCTAGCTATTTTTTACTTCATAAACTAAACCAAATTTTCTGAGTATTTTTAAAACTAAGAGCAAAATTATCAATATATAAAGTCAAGCAACAACTTTTAGATGAGTATTTAGTAAAAAAGCTAAATAACTCAACTGTACAGGAATATACATACTGAAAATACAAACTCATGAAACAACAATCACAGAACGTGTTGTAATTACAAAATGATTTTCATAACATAAAAACGACTTTTTTATTGCAGAAAAATGGATTTGTTAAAAATTATTAATTAAAATAAAAAAACATCTCCAATATAACAGAGTATATGTTCTTGCAAGTAGACAGTATTTTTAATAATTTTTCCAAAAATCACATACTTTTATTACCCACCAAGTTTTTGAAGCCACATTTACAACAAACGAGTTGAGTAGTAATCATTAGGAGAGTTTAGAAAAACGTGAAAATAAAAAATAAAACAAGAATAATAAATCACTCATTCAAATTATACACCCAAAATGAATATCTTTTTAGTGAAAAAAGTGTAGATGATTTATTTTTTCCAATACATATCAGTTTCAGATTTTATTGGAATAACTCCATTAGAAACATTTGCTATTTATGATGTTATGAAAAATCCTGAAAATGAAAATGATTTTGTTCGTTTTGTAAGGCATTTAGAATAATATTTTTCTGTCTTAGCTATGGAGACGAAAAAATATTGATTTATCTTTGAATAAGAAGCAAAAAATGGCTATCCATCAAAAAAATGAATAGCCTTTTTTGTATTAAAATTTGATTGCTACTTATATAGACTCTTTTTTACTCTTTAACGATACGTTTACTGATAGTTTTTTCATTATTCGAAATTTGCAATAAATAGATTCCATTCGAATAATTATTCATATCAATCATTCCTTCCAAAAATGCACCTTCTTTTTCTTGTTGTATTTCCCAAACAATTCTACCCAAAGCATCTATAAGTTGAAGTTTATAACTTTCTTGAGTAGCTGTTTTTAGACTGTACGATACTGTTTCAGAAGCAGGATTTGGATAAACAACTAATTGATTTTGCTCAGAAAAAGCAGTTATTGATGGTTTTTTGAATAGCAAAACAAAACGTTTTACATCATTTCCTTTTTCAGCTAAAAATTCATATTCTTTTTCTTCTTTTAGATTGTGCAACGTTTCGGTTAAAGAATCATACAAATATAACTCACTCAAAGAATGAAAATACTTAATTTCTCTAATACCAATGATGTGTTTTCCTGCTTCTACTACATTTATGGCTAAAGGAATTTGTAGAGTTTCATCAAACGCATCTAGTCCATTGATGGCAAAAACTTTATTTTCAGTATTATAAGAATATAAAGTAGCAAAATTACTATTTTGCTTATAGATTTTGAGCGCATCGTATTTGGAATCAAAATTTTGAGTTGCTCCTTCTATAAAATAAATAGCTGTTTCATCTGTTTTATTATCTTTAGTAATGCCTAATTTGATTAATCCTTCTTTTAAGCCTTGTGTTTGAGAAGTTTTGAAGAAACGAGTATCTTGATAAGTAGTCGGACGGTCTTCATTTTTCAATTCCAATGTTCCTGTGGGTGCAGTAGCTTGTACAAAAAATCCTTGTGCTGCTGCAATATCTTTTGTTCCTCCATTTATACCTACACCTGTTCCAGCTACATAATAGGCAAAAGTACCATTGTACTGACTGGTAGGAATGTCCAAATAAATTGTATTTGCAAGATTATTATTTCCTGTATTGTCAGCTATTACTTTTTCCCAATCTAAAGGAGAAGGATAAGGATTTCCTACTAAATTATAACCTTGTTGAGGCAAACTTCCACCACTATTTGTAAGATTAATAGTATAAATACCATTATTAAGATTTCCATTAAATTTTAGAGTTTGCTCAGTAGCAATATTAGCTTGATAGCCTTTTCCAACTTCTAACAAATCAGTAGCAGTAGAGGTAGGAACACGATAATTAGAGATAAACTCATCATAAAACGCACTCGTTGATGCACCTGCATTGGTTTCATCATAGATAAAAAAAGTAGGATATGGACGAGTATAAGCAGGTTCGGCAGCCGTATTATAGTTTATATTCAAAATCAAATCCATATAAGGAGCAAATTGATTAATAGCTGCATTAGAGAAAGGAGAAGAAAATAAATGATAGGCTTTTCCATCAAAACCAATTCCCCCAGAAGCAGGAATGGTAGAAGGAGTAGGCAAGTATCTTTCCATAATCACATTTCCTTGAATAGTATTATCATCAGCATCATTTATAACCATGGCTGTTCCTGTGACTGTTGAGCGAAGCGCAAATTCTGTACTTCCATCAATTATCATTTCACTAGTAGCTTCTAAATGAACAAGTTCTAAAACAGACATTTTTCCTGTAATAGTAAGTCTATTTCCATTATTTACTTTGATTTGGTCAATTTCTATTTGATTGTAAGAAGTTGCATCAGAAGTAAGAAACAAGGTTTTATCAATTACTACATCTTCATCATAGCGACGATTAGTAAGAATTTTGAGTACATCGTTGGGATTTGCAGCATCAACAGCAGCTTGAATAGAACTAAAAACAGTAGTTTGATTTACATTCAATACATCATCAGAACAAGATATAGGCGCAGTAAAAAGTCCATTTTCTGTTAAATTACAACTTGCTACTGTTGAAAAAGAAGCAGTTACATCAACTACATTTCCATTAGCATCTAAATTGGTAAGGGTAACGGTTTGAGGACTTGAAGTAATCGGAAAATTTTGTCCATTGACTACCAAAAACCCTGTTGAAGGCGCATCGGTATAAGTAACGATTATTTCTTGAGTATATTTATTAGTTGTAATATCACAAGTGGTTTGAGTGGCTGTTGTAATAGCAGAAATAATGCAAGAAGTAGGGACAGTTGTGGTACAATCGATTCCTGTTCCATTGTCCCAACCTACTGCTGAGGCACAAACAGCTGTTTGAAGGTTTGGAGTGAAAATGATGGTATAATCGTGAGGTGAACCTCCTGTTCCGATTTGTGTCATACGAGTTCGGTCTATTTTTAATGGACTAAACCACGAATCTGCCCGAACAACTAAATTATTATCTCCATTCAAATACATGTCGTTTACTACTAAAGTATTGGCATTTCCACTACTCAAAACAGATTTTATATATGTTCCATTATTCAAAATACCTTCTCCTGTTGTTGTATTTATTTTAAAAATAATGGATACTTTTGCCCCTCCTCCTTGTCCATAGCTTGTTAGCCAGCCTGCTGTGGTAAAGCGAGTATAATTAAGTCCAGGTTGTGTTCCTGTCGCTGAAAAAACAGCATATAAATCTGTTCCTGACCAAAAAAGTCCATAGCCTTTTCCGTCGTCATTAGTTGTTTCATAATCTTCTCTACACCAATCCAAAATACCACTTGTATATTTAAGCAAGATAGGGTTTTGATTATTTGCACTTACTTGACGATAACCAATATAATAAGAAGAACCTCCAAAAGTAAGTGTAGCACCTCCAGCAGCAATAGCTTGTGCTTCTGTCATACCACAATTTAGAAGTACACCATTCTCAATATCAGCAGGAAGAGGAGGATCTTCAAACTCTACTGCCCCAATATCACATTGTCCTACTCGTGCAACTCCTCGCTGGTCAGTAGAAGTACATCCTGCACCTGTATCAATAGCTGGACTTGTAGGTTGTAACATCATAGTAGGAGAAATTCCTCCATTATCAGCAATGGCTTCCAATAAAGGGTTTGCAATCGTAACAGAATTAGATACATTATAATCATTGGCATTATTAGTAAACTTATTAGGAAACTGAATATTATTTCCCAAATCATTCATAGCATTAGAAGAATGTTGTTGGATATTCCACGTATTTCCTCCGTTTGCAGCAGTATTCTGATAAAAAATATTATTCTTGATTTTTGTATAAGTAGGTGCTAATAAAGCTCCCCCTACCCAGCCTGCGTGATTATTAGCAAACGTACAGTTGGTAATTCTCAAATCTCTAGCTGCACTCATTTGATAAAAAGCAACTGCTCCACCATTAGCAGAAGTTCCTCCAGTTAGAGTAGTTAGCAATGCCTTATTATTATAAAAAGTACAATTTATGATTTCTGTATCTACAAAATCAGCACGAATAGCTCCTCCAGTAGCAGCAGCACGGTTATTAGAAAAAGTGCAATTTTTGACTGTAAAACCTCTGTTGAGAGAATTATTCATGTGTTCTAATGCACCACCTCCACCACCAGTATCTGCACCCATACTATTGGGAAGTCTTCTAGCTTCATTATTATTAAAATAACAATCTTCTACTGTTACTTTATCTGTCTCATCAGCATACAAATGCAAAGCTCCTCCATCGGATTGAGCTATATTATCTTCAAAAATACATCTTCTTATTTCTATATCTCCATTGTCTATATTAGCTGCATTACTTGCTCTATCTGTATAAATACAGCCTCCAAATCCTCTCAAAAATGGATTTGGATTTCCATTATCATAAAAAGCATCTTCGGTAGTATTTCCTCTAAAAATGCAATCTTCCACTGTAAGAGAAGAATTCAAGCCATTAATGGCAGCTCCATTTATGCCTTTATTATTTGTAAAAGTACAATTTCTTATTATGTGTGCTTTAGGACCCCACAACATAACCGTCGAACCTCTTTCATTATTAAGCGCAACAGAAGTATTTTGGTCAAAAGTACAGTTGAGTATCGTAGAAGTTCCTTCAAAATGATTAAAGATTGCACTTCCACCTTGGTCTGCACGATTAGTAGAAAAATGACAATCTTCAACTCTCAAAATACCTTGATGTGTAGTTCGAATTGCCCCTCCATATTCTACTGTTCGCCCATTTATGAAGCGTAAATTTTTTATAGTTAGTGAAGTAGGATTAATAGAGGTAGAGTTTAATCTTAAAATACGAACGCTATTATTTCCACTTAAAGTAAGGTTTGGAGCATTTGAACCATCAATAATTAGATTTTTTCCTATCGGAATTTCTAAAGTAGAAGCAAGTGTTATGGTCTGACCTGCTAAGGCAGCATCAAAAGTGATGGTTTCGCCAGAATTAGCACACGAAATAGCCTCTCTTAGAGAACCTGTCCCCAAATCGGCATTTGTACTTACTACAGTAGAACACAAAACACGAGTAGCTTGTGTAGTAGTAGAAATAAAAAAGACGAACAACATAAATAAAATTGAAATATAGTTTTTCATAGAGATGTAGGGAAGGTTTGAAAAATTAGATGAGCTAATAAACATTAATGAAGTTAATTATATTTTTTATTAAATTCAAATTTAGATTCTTTAAATTATCTATTATTTTTTATTTTAAAAAAAACTCTATTATAGCCTTATTTATGAATTTTAAGACGTATAATTCTTAACTAACCCTTGAATAAAATACGTATAATAAATGGATAATTTAAAATAAAAACAATGAATAATTATATTTTAATCAAAGAAAGAATAATGGTCTTCTTCCTTTTTATTGTGTAGTTAGCCATGAGGATACTTCACTACGACTACAAAACACTCCTTTGACTTATTTATTTAGGGATTTGTTAAAAAAATTAGGCAGAGAGGAAAATCTAAAAAACTTAGGGTAACTCAAGTTTGAAAGTAAAATAGAGCTAAGGAACAATTACGAATTAAGATTTTAAATTATCAATAATTTAGAGTTTGTAAAAAGAGTGCTTTAATTAATTTTTATTCCTAATCAAGAAAAAAACGGCTATCCATAAAAAAATGAATAGCCGTTTTGTATTAAAGTTGAATTTAACTGATAACTGTTTACTGCTGACTGATAACTGAAATACCTTTTTTCCAGTCTTTAAATTCAGAAGTATAATAGAGATAAGCCGAAGAGGCTGCTCCTTCATATTCTCCTGCCAAATCTGCCTTCAAATCAAGATGAATAACTTTTTTCTCGTTTGGAGTCATCTGACGGTAATAAAAAATGACACTATGCTCACGAATTTCATAAAAATCAACTTTGTTTTTTTCTATGAGTTCTTTGAGTTGCCAAGGCTGTGCAGAAAGTCCCCCTGGTAAGCCTACAATCGCTATTGTCATCGGCAAGCCTTCTTTAGTTGTGTTTTCTAAAGTGGTTGTAAGCCTAACTGTTTCGCCTATTTTTACTTTACTTTTAGCCAATGACGTTTCTAATTTTACACTGCATTTATCACTACTTTTTGGTAAATCTGTAAACCATTCTGCCGAAAATGTATAAGGCAAAGGTTCTTTTACACCTACATAATTAATACGAACAGTGTTTTTGCCAGCCTTCAAATGCTTTCCTAAATTATTTACTTCAATAGCATTTTGCTCTCCTGCTTCGTAGTGTGCTGTACTGATTTTTGAGCCATTTACATAGATTTCAATATCGCCACTTTCAGGAGTTCTTTGTGCATATTTTGCATACGTGGTCAAAGATTTGAGAGCCAAAACGGTACTTTGTGTATTTCCAAAACCACCATAAGGCGAACGAGAACCTACTAAATATTTTACACCATTTTGTAAAATAGGCATTCGTTTTTTCTCTGATTTCATAATTGCAAGTAAAGCTAAAGAAGTCGTTTCGGCTGTCAGTCCTTGACCTGTTGAGCGAGTGATGGAATGTTTTGTTCCTTCCCATTGTCCTTCTTCTTTTTGAAGTAAAATAAGAGTTTCCAAAAGTTTTTCAGAACGATTATCATTCAAATTCTGTAACGTATTTACTACAAGTCCAATCAAATAAGGATCTTCAGATTCAATTGCATTTTGATATGCTGCTTCTGCCTCTGCTTTAATATCCTTAAAGCCAGCTTCTGAAAGGGAATAGGTAATGTAGGCATTTGTGATGTCATCATCTGCACCACCAAAAGCATCTAAAGCTCTTGAATTGCGCTTAAATCCACCTTTTCCATCTTTACGTTCCATCAGCCAGTTGGTCGTTCTGGTTAGCATTTGCTCATCAACTAAATTTCCTGTAACGGCTGCCATGTCTTTAAATTCCATCAAGCCATAAGCTGTTAGAGCTTCATGAGCAGGATTTGCGCCAAACCATTCGTAACCTTTGTCTTTCGATTCGAAAGAAATTAGGCGTTTGTAACCTCTTTCTGTCAAATCTTTTGCTTTATCTAAGGCTGTTTGTTGTTCTGTAGTTAGATTTTTTTGAACAGAAAGATAATCCATTACCAAAAGATTTGGATAAGTAGAAGATGAAGTTTGCTCAAAACAACCATACGGCTCTCTCAAAATAGATTCAATTCCTGCCAAAAGATCATCCAAAACAGAAGGAAAAGCTGTAAAAGTTGCTTTACTTGTTCCCATTACAGGACTTGCAATTTCAAACGAATAGGTTTTATCAACACTTTCTCCAGATAAAGCAATGGCAGCAGGAAATCCTTTTGAAAAGACTTCGACTTCTTGCTCAAAACGGTCTTGAACTCCATTTTGTCCGACAAACTGAACAATAAATTTACCTTTCCCAGCTTCGTTTTCAATCAAGAAATCCATATTGACAATCTTTGTTTCATTGGGTTGTAAAGTGATTCTACTTTTCCAAGCACTTTCTTTTACAGGAATCCAAGAAGAAGGATAATCTGCCAAAACGCTACCACTCAATTCTTTTTCAGTATTGTTTTGTAACATTAAAGGAATAGAAATTTTATCTCCCATTGACATAAATAAAGGCAATTTTGTATCTAAACTAAAAGGTAATTGTGTATAAAAAACACTTTCAGTTCTTCCAATTCCTCCGTCTGTTGCAATTCCTTCACAGATAGCACGGAAAGCCGTAATTTCATCAGAAGCATAAAATTCTACTTGTGATTTTCCTTTTGCATCAACTTTTATATTTCCACTCCAAAAAATGGTGCTTCTAAAATCAGTTCTTGATTTAGATTTAGTTTCGCCTTCTTTCTCATTATTTTTGGTGGAATAATCTACTTTAGGAAAAACTCTAGCACGATGATAAGTTATGACTGGAAGGTTTGGTTTTTCTTCTTTTGCAATTTTTTTATTCATTTTACCAAAATCCTCTCGTCTTCTGTCCATTATGATGACTTCATTTAATTCCTCTTCTACCTCTGCTACTTCCTCTTTATCAGCTATTTCCACAACAGGAGCATTATCAAGAATTGCAATTTCGTCTTCTAAAATATCTCCTTTCATTTCATTTTTTGGCATTTCTGCCATTACAACTCCATCATCGAATTCTACATCTTTTTCTCCACCACCTGCACGCATTTCTTGCATTGCCATCATAGGCATATTTACCCCTAGAGCTTGTCTACGAGTCCTCATTTTTTTTGCATCAAATAATTGAATTGAGTAGGTTTGAGAATATGCTGGAACATATTGAGTCTGAGATATGGTTTTAGAGCTATTAGATACCTTTAAAGTAATTGGTTCATAGAGTTTATAATTCTTGAATTCAAAATAGCCTTTTTTGTCTGTTTTGGTAGAAATGGTTGTACCTTCTATTTCTACTTTTATGTCTTGAACAAATTTTCCACTATCATTTTTTACATATCCTGCAATAATACTTTTTTCTGCATTGTATTTCAAAGTGATAGACGATTTTTGAATCTGTTCCCAAGTAAATTTTCTCCAACCGTGAGTAAGCATCAATAAATCTCTAGCTTGTGCAGCTTTCTCTTCCTCCTTATCAAAGTAAAAACGAGGTTCTTTGACTTCTCCTTTCAAATCAGCTTCTAATAAAAGATGTGAAAGAATATGACTAGATTTGTCATCAGCGAAAGAAAGCAATTTATCATCGACAACAGAAAGGGAAATATTTGCTGGCATCGGAATTCCTCTGTGGTCTGTAACTTTAATATCTAAGGTAACTTTTTCACGAGGTTGGTAATTATCTTTGTCTGATTTTACTTCAATATTAAGCTGTTTTTCTGTATTCAAGAAAACCAAACGCTCTGCTCGTTCTATTTTTTTAGAATCAAAAAGTGTAAAATTAGCTACACCAATAGGCATTTCATCTGTCGGAATGTTGATAGTATTCTCTCCTTTTTTGACAGAAACTTTCTTTGAAAAAATAATCTCTCCACGCAGTGTTCCAACTAAAAATACTTCTTCCATTACAGGAGAGTAGATAGAAAACTTCAAATTTGAAGTATCATACGTCTTTTCTTTATCAGATTTCGAAATAGGAAAGTTTAATTTTAATCCATACCCGATTTCTACTGTTTCGGGTAATTTGTAACTCGTTTCTACTCCTTTTGGACTTGTAATTTGGGCTGTGTAAACTTCTCCTTTTTTAGCTTCAAGCTCAAAATTTCCCATTCCTTTATGAAATGATGAAAAATTACCCACTTCTTTTCCTTTAGAATCTATAATAATTCCTTGAACATCAGCAGGTTTTCCAAATTCGTCTTTACACCAAAAAGCTATATTTGAAGAAGTGTTTGCCAAAATATCTCCTCCTTCTGGAAAAAATTGCAAATCAAAAACGGTATTTGCTAAAGGAATAGAACGAGAAATAGATTCTGTTTGTCCGTTGTGAGAAAGTAATACATTCAAAAGTCCGTCGGCTGTATCTAGTTTTTTAGGAAGTTCGAAGGAAATAACTGTTTTTCCTGCTGCATCTGTTTTAGCTTTTGATTTTGAAATAACTTGACCTTTCAAACTCACTACAAAATCGACTTCTTTGTCTGCAAGAGCTTCATTTGTCAGGCTTTGCAAATCTAAATTTGCCTCTACTTTGTCGCCAGCACCATAGGCATCTTTTTCAAAATCTAGTTTCATTTTTAAGCGAGGCAAAACTACTTTCTGAACAGTTATTTCCTTTTCAAAAATGAGTGGATTGCCGTTTTGATCTTTTTTATCACTTTCTTCTATTACAAAATTTTCTTGCCATTTTGTGTAGGCTTTTATTTTATATAATCCTCCTGCTGCATCTTCTGTCAGGTCAAATTCGCCTGATGCTGTACCATCTTCCAAAATTAATTGAATCTTTTTTGCTACGTTTCCTTTTGGGTCAATAAATTCGACGTGCAAAATATCGCTCCTTTTTGAAGGTTTTAAAGTTGCTTCGTCTTGGACGTAGGCTTGAAACCAAATTGTTTCTGACGGTTTGTAAAATGGTTTGTCTAAATGTAAATAAACTCTTTCAGAGCTATATTTTTCTTGAAAAGTGTTATTTATTTCTGTTAGTTTTTTGAGCCATTCGTCACCAGTTTTTGAACGAAAACCCCAAAGAGTAACTGCGCCTGCTGTTAGAGCTGCGCCTGCAAGTAAGTGCCACATACGAAAAAATTTGAGTTGCATAATTGATGTACTAATAATAGGTAAATTAGGAAATTTTTATGAATAATTTGTCACTATTGTCTTATTTTATTGATAAGATGCAAAACAAATAGAAATTCCATAATTTTTAGGAAAATAATTTTGACCTTTTTTTTATTGAAAAATTGTAGTAGGAAAAAGAGAGTTATTAACTCTTTTTATTTTTTTATCAAAATTAACCTTTCATTTTATGTTTCGTTCTCCTTTACAACCAATTGGATACCTGTTTTCTCTTCAAAAAATTATTTGTGTGTCTTGCTTTGCTTTTTTATTTAACCTCTTATTTTTATCTACTACATTTGGAAATATTTATACTGTAACAAACCTCAACAATACAGGATCAGGTTCTCTGAGAGGATGTTTAGTGATAGCCAACTTTGTTCAGGGTATAGATACAATAAAGTTTGATGTAGAAGGTACAATTTATCTTCAATCTGAATTACTAATTACAGAAGGTGTTTTTATAGATGGTACTTCTTCCCCAACCTACAATTATGCTTTAACACCTCGTGTAACTCTGAATTGGTATGCAGGGAGTATAATAAAAGCCCAAAATTTATCTAATCTTACTATAAAAGGATTAAAAATAATGAGTAATTATCCCTCCTTTCCTAAAGATGGTATAGAGCTTTACAATTGTAAAGCAGTAGTAATAGAAAAAAATAATATTTCAAATAAAAGAAATGCCATTGTGGGAAATAATATTACTGATATTAAAATTATAAATAATGATTTAAGAAGTTCTGGATTATATTTTAGTAGTGGTTTGTCAGCAGCTATTTATCTTAATAATCTTACAGCTAACAATTTAATAGGAGGAGTGTATATTTCAGGAAATAAATTTGGGTATCTAAATCCAACCAATACTTCTCCAAAAATAGCTCGTTTATTATATTTGGAAAAAGCTAAAAATATTACTATTTCTACTTCAGGAGGAAATATTAATATTACAAACGGAATGAATGTTGAAAATCCTATTTACTTGAAAGACATTGAAAACCTACAAGTTAGTTATCTTAATCTAAGTGCTAATACTGTTCCCTCAACCATTGAAGACTCTCGTTCATGTGGAATAAATATTATAGATAGTAAAAATATTATTTTAAATTATCTAACAATTCGTAACAGAAATAATGGCATCATAGCCCAAAACTGTACAGATATTAGTATTCAATACAATGATTTAAGAGATAGTGGTTTTGATTTAGGAAATCTTGCTATTGATGGAGCTGCAATAAATTTGAATACTATACACAGTAAAAATATCATAGGAGGCTTGTATATTAATGGAAATAGATATGGAAATTATCTTCACGATGTTCAAAATATATTTCGTATCACAAAAGCTAATAACATAAAAATTGATACTAGAAGAAGTTATTATAATAACAATACTAACATTATTATTGATAGAGGTGGTTTGGGAGCTACTAGTCCTTTTATTTTAAGGGAAATCAATAATTTATCTATTAGTAATATAGATGTTACTGCTGATCAGAATAGTATTTTTGAAGGTATTGCTTTTGATATTGCTGATTCTGAAAATATTAGTATTGTAAGGACTAGTGCAAGAAAAAGATTAGCTTCAGTACAAGCTATTAATGTTAGAGATATACAAATCCTAAACAATGATTTTAGAGATGCAGGAGTAGGCTTTTTTATAGGAGGAGCAGCTATTATATTAAAAAATATTAGTTCTAATACTTTGAGAGGTGGTGTTTTTATGAGCGAAAACGATTTTGGAAGTTATCAGCTTTCACCTCCTACAACTATTTTATGGATAAGAAATGCAGAATATATTTCTATATCTAGTCAAAAAGTAGATAATCCTAATATTATTATGAATAATAGTGGATTGGATACAGAACACCCTTTGATGTTTGATAATATAGCCAATCTGTTCATAAAAAAAATAGACTTAAGCACCTCACAAGTGGGTGGAGTAAGTATAAGTATAAACAATTCTCAAAACATAGAAATAAATAAAATAAAAGCTAGAGGTAGAAATATTTCTGTGAATGCTAGTCATATTACTGATATTTCCATTGTATCAAATGATTTTGTAGATAGTGGTTTTATGAGTAATGATAATGGTGTTTTTCCTGCTA
This is a stretch of genomic DNA from Bernardetia sp. MNP-M8. It encodes these proteins:
- a CDS encoding MG2 domain-containing protein, with amino-acid sequence MQLKFFRMWHLLAGAALTAGAVTLWGFRSKTGDEWLKKLTEINNTFQEKYSSERVYLHLDKPFYKPSETIWFQAYVQDEATLKPSKRSDILHVEFIDPKGNVAKKIQLILEDGTASGEFDLTEDAAGGLYKIKAYTKWQENFVIEESDKKDQNGNPLIFEKEITVQKVVLPRLKMKLDFEKDAYGAGDKVEANLDLQSLTNEALADKEVDFVVSLKGQVISKSKAKTDAAGKTVISFELPKKLDTADGLLNVLLSHNGQTESISRSIPLANTVFDLQFFPEGGDILANTSSNIAFWCKDEFGKPADVQGIIIDSKGKEVGNFSSFHKGMGNFELEAKKGEVYTAQITSPKGVETSYKLPETVEIGYGLKLNFPISKSDKEKTYDTSNLKFSIYSPVMEEVFLVGTLRGEIIFSKKVSVKKGENTINIPTDEMPIGVANFTLFDSKKIERAERLVFLNTEKQLNIEVKSDKDNYQPREKVTLDIKVTDHRGIPMPANISLSVVDDKLLSFADDKSSHILSHLLLEADLKGEVKEPRFYFDKEEEKAAQARDLLMLTHGWRKFTWEQIQKSSITLKYNAEKSIIAGYVKNDSGKFVQDIKVEIEGTTISTKTDKKGYFEFKNYKLYEPITLKVSNSSKTISQTQYVPAYSQTYSIQLFDAKKMRTRRQALGVNMPMMAMQEMRAGGGEKDVEFDDGVVMAEMPKNEMKGDILEDEIAILDNAPVVEIADKEEVAEVEEELNEVIIMDRRREDFGKMNKKIAKEEKPNLPVITYHRARVFPKVDYSTKNNEKEGETKSKSRTDFRSTIFWSGNIKVDAKGKSQVEFYASDEITAFRAICEGIATDGGIGRTESVFYTQLPFSLDTKLPLFMSMGDKISIPLMLQNNTEKELSGSVLADYPSSWIPVKESAWKSRITLQPNETKIVNMDFLIENEAGKGKFIVQFVGQNGVQDRFEQEVEVFSKGFPAAIALSGESVDKTYSFEIASPVMGTSKATFTAFPSVLDDLLAGIESILREPYGCFEQTSSSTYPNLLVMDYLSVQKNLTTEQQTALDKAKDLTERGYKRLISFESKDKGYEWFGANPAHEALTAYGLMEFKDMAAVTGNLVDEQMLTRTTNWLMERKDGKGGFKRNSRALDAFGGADDDITNAYITYSLSEAGFKDIKAEAEAAYQNAIESEDPYLIGLVVNTLQNLNDNRSEKLLETLILLQKEEGQWEGTKHSITRSTGQGLTAETTSLALLAIMKSEKKRMPILQNGVKYLVGSRSPYGGFGNTQSTVLALKSLTTYAKYAQRTPESGDIEIYVNGSKISTAHYEAGEQNAIEVNNLGKHLKAGKNTVRINYVGVKEPLPYTFSAEWFTDLPKSSDKCSVKLETSLAKSKVKIGETVRLTTTLENTTKEGLPMTIAIVGLPGGLSAQPWQLKELIEKNKVDFYEIREHSVIFYYRQMTPNEKKVIHLDLKADLAGEYEGAASSAYLYYTSEFKDWKKGISVISQQ
- a CDS encoding choice-of-anchor Q domain-containing protein, which produces MKNYISILFMLFVFFISTTTQATRVLCSTVVSTNADLGTGSLREAISCANSGETITFDAALAGQTITLASTLEIPIGKNLIIDGSNAPNLTLSGNNSVRILRLNSTSINPTSLTIKNLRFINGRTVEYGGAIRTTHQGILRVEDCHFSTNRADQGGSAIFNHFEGTSTILNCTFDQNTSVALNNERGSTVMLWGPKAHIIRNCTFTNNKGINGAAINGLNSSLTVEDCIFRGNTTEDAFYDNGNPNPFLRGFGGCIYTDRASNAANIDNGDIEIRRCIFEDNIAQSDGGALHLYADETDKVTVEDCYFNNNEARRLPNSMGADTGGGGGALEHMNNSLNRGFTVKNCTFSNNRAAATGGAIRADFVDTEIINCTFYNNKALLTTLTGGTSANGGAVAFYQMSAARDLRITNCTFANNHAGWVGGALLAPTYTKIKNNIFYQNTAANGGNTWNIQQHSSNAMNDLGNNIQFPNKFTNNANDYNVSNSVTIANPLLEAIADNGGISPTMMLQPTSPAIDTGAGCTSTDQRGVARVGQCDIGAVEFEDPPLPADIENGVLLNCGMTEAQAIAAGGATLTFGGSSYYIGYRQVSANNQNPILLKYTSGILDWCREDYETTNDDGKGYGLFWSGTDLYAVFSATGTQPGLNYTRFTTAGWLTSYGQGGGAKVSIIFKINTTTGEGILNNGTYIKSVLSSGNANTLVVNDMYLNGDNNLVVRADSWFSPLKIDRTRMTQIGTGGSPHDYTIIFTPNLQTAVCASAVGWDNGTGIDCTTTVPTSCIISAITTATQTTCDITTNKYTQEIIVTYTDAPSTGFLVVNGQNFPITSSPQTVTLTNLDANGNVVDVTASFSTVASCNLTENGLFTAPISCSDDVLNVNQTTVFSSIQAAVDAANPNDVLKILTNRRYDEDVVIDKTLFLTSDATSYNQIEIDQIKVNNGNRLTITGKMSVLELVHLEATSEMIIDGSTEFALRSTVTGTAMVINDADDNTIQGNVIMERYLPTPSTIPASGGIGFDGKAYHLFSSPFSNAAINQFAPYMDLILNINYNTAAEPAYTRPYPTFFIYDETNAGASTSAFYDEFISNYRVPTSTATDLLEVGKGYQANIATEQTLKFNGNLNNGIYTINLTNSGGSLPQQGYNLVGNPYPSPLDWEKVIADNTGNNNLANTIYLDIPTSQYNGTFAYYVAGTGVGINGGTKDIAAAQGFFVQATAPTGTLELKNEDRPTTYQDTRFFKTSQTQGLKEGLIKLGITKDNKTDETAIYFIEGATQNFDSKYDALKIYKQNSNFATLYSYNTENKVFAINGLDAFDETLQIPLAINVVEAGKHIIGIREIKYFHSLSELYLYDSLTETLHNLKEEKEYEFLAEKGNDVKRFVLLFKKPSITAFSEQNQLVVYPNPASETVSYSLKTATQESYKLQLIDALGRIVWEIQQEKEGAFLEGMIDMNNYSNGIYLLQISNNEKTISKRIVKE